In the genome of Rhopalosiphum padi isolate XX-2018 chromosome 1, ASM2088224v1, whole genome shotgun sequence, the window GAAGCATTAAATGCTGTTACAAATACATTCATTGATgatatcataaaaaaagtaaGGCGAATAAAATtgaactttataatttaaatttgaatattaaaagtattccAAGTTATAACTCAATATTAGCATACTTAAAACGTAAAGAGGTTATATTAAACTGTATCCAATTGATTAAAAGTATAActgttaatttgtaaaaaagtaTTGTACCATCATCTTtactaagtttaaaaatatttttcatattttattttgtcaggGAGTATTGTTGAAACGAGGTTATTTATTGCCAACACTACGAGAGTATTGGTTTGTATTAAAACCAtgtcaactattatattataagaatgaaGAAGAAAAAGAGCAGTGTGGATCTATAACATTAGATCCGAGATGTTGGGTAGATTCTAATTTACAACGTATAATGTTGCACACAACTGAAAGGACTTTTGAGTTAGCCACTAAGGATCATAGGTAAAtagaattttgttaaataaaacagCGTCACACTACTTGCTAAGTATGTGAGGGTCATGTCTGTAGtttagtaaaattttataatagtttaaaaatacaataataatgtgatgTCTTAGTAAATATTCAACATTCTAGGAGTCGTTTACAATGGCTATCTGCTTTAAAATTAGCAATTTCTTATTCTGCGGGTACAGAAGGTTATCAACGAACATTGTTGCGTCGTAGGCAAAAACGAAGAAAAGCTGAACTTCAAGAAAAACATCGAAGAAGCAGCATAATACATGACATGGATGTTCAGTTACAGGCAGAGAaacaagtaaatttattttagagctttaatattattggttttatcaTTGCAATATTTTAGGCTAGGGCAGCTATGGAAATTCAAGCAAAAGAGCTCAAAGTGGCTAGCGAAAAACACGTTGAAGAATTGGAAAGTCTACTTGAGGAAGAAACACAGGCAAAACGTGATGAAGAAATAGTTCGTAATTTACAagctaggtaataataattgttatatcttggtaaaaatatgtttaaatactttaaactgatataataaaatattaatgtttatcgaAATATTTGTATAGGAATAAATCagatatataattactatattgttgtaattagttatatacatttttatcatgtttaaaattgttagaATTAAGACATTCAGCTTTAActccttaataatttaaattaagcttAACTTGTTCATACAATTCACAATTATGAAATAGAATTggtttgtttattgttttaccCAAAATCCttagttttaataatcattatttttagagTGTTAAGAGAAGAATGGGAGAAAAGAGAAGAACTAGAAAGATTGCAGGAAGAACATATATTACTGTTGGAGCAAGAACGAGAAAAACGAAAAGAATTTGAGATTAAACAACGAGAGAAAGAAAACCAATTGCTaggtaaaatgtatagaataattCATTAGTAAATAGttcatgtaaatattataaaattatagttgaatttgtcaaatattttaGCTTGAAAAAAATTGGATTATTGTTTTAGAAGCCCAACAGAGGTTAATTGAATTGGAAGCTGAAAAACAACGACTTGATGATGAATTGACGAGAGCTCAAAAAAAGATTAGTGTTTCCGAAAAAGCTGTCGCATCAATTACAATAGTAGAcccagtaatatattattaatttatatttaaatacataaaataattattatagttgtatataatgtaaaaaatgaaCAATACTTAAAGATAgagatttaagaatattaaatattgactgTAGTTTAATGAGataacagtaaataaaaaaggtttaaaaattaagaataatttaatgtacttGCAGGCAGATACGTTGAATATAAAACCACAAGTTAAAGTGAGGAGAACAATGTCATTTATACCATCAACAAAGGAACgaccaattaatttttataagtgaaaagactaactatttttttttcatttatttataattattttttattattataatatgtcttgtatattaaaatgtatggaatttctatagttaaattataaaaccagtTGTACAATGagttacaaaattttatttttataataaacacgaGTAATGAAATAAAGGAAaagtacttatttaaatgttgtatcTCTAGGGCGGTATGGTATACCTCTGGCCTTCATTTCCCTTACAAAATTTGGAGGTAATCGACCAGCAACAGAAATAGCATAAATGCCTTTTGTAAATCTATCTGTAAGATTAatagttcattaaataaatagttaaatatttcatataattaacaataatattaaatgaaaattgaaacTTACTGATTTTTTGCCATCTAGCAACCCAACTGTCTTCAGGGCTCATTAGTGCAACCATTCTatgaaaacatataaaataaaattatagcaataattttttttttttttttataagtagtaGGTTAGAGTACTCTTTAcccatcaaaatttgaacttgtaCAATCATACACATGGTCACGGTTATTTTTCATTCTCAAAAATTCATCACAATTGTCACAGCCATCAAATTCAAATTGATCAAAAGACtgtatggaaataataataaaaataaaaaatcatttaactataaataaattaagttattaagcATACAGCATGACTGTAAGTATAAACATACTTTAAattacagtagaacctcgattatccaTCCCCCGATTAACCGTCAGACCGAACTTAACGCgtttcagtaaataataataataacaatatatatattccgAAACTTTCCGGCAATATCTACTAGATACGCGAtaggtacatatgtatatatatatattatgggtgaGATAAAAACAGTTAATTGCGATAGTGATCgcatttattgtttttgaaaagtcAGTTAGTTTTATATTACACGTGTGTTCGTTTGCTTGACCGTTCGCGGTTTTAGTCTCTGTGTGCAAAGATtttaagtatatcataataaaaaaaaaaaaaataataaataatatgtatgtatgtttaaaaaaaattgtgttgctCGCTTAACCGTCTTTTCGATCATCCGTCAAAGCTCTGGTCCCGAGACTGACGGttaatcgaggttctactgtacttaaaattgttttaattatttaatcattaacttgcattatattttatacatttggcAAAATGATTTTAccgactataaattataatagaaatgttCGTACTTAacacttttaatgttttttgaagCAACTTAAAAGGATGCTATACCCACATTTGTCGTCTATGTCTTAATAGTGTGTAACATTGCAAATCTATGCTCAGcagttaaaatttagtttttttagttttaatggtAAAGTAAATAGGTAATGAAACTTAATGGTAATAGCTTTGGCTGTGTTTATAAGTAGGTTTTTTAAGATAATTCTGAAAGTTATGAGctttttaaactgtatttatttttatatatgtaaaactcaataaaaaaattgaaatactataaaaatcaaTGACAGAGACAACAAAGGCTGGTATAGAGTACCAATTGAGTATTAATTGTGTCAAAAAAATAGtacatgaatataaataaaaaatgaatagaaatgtatttttagtttaaagtcaactaaaaaaaaaacaatacatttttttatttatattatataattggtaAATTTGATTGCAAAAACTTCACTTAAAATACAACGTAAGGAGATAAGTTACAGATACTAATTcaagttaaaatattcatatagtttattaaaatatttggttatagaaaaaaatggtGTTTAATCAAGGCTGAAATAAcagaattaaacattaaacagacagattaaattagaaatattataaactttatgttAAGATAGTAAAGTTGATAGATAAATTTTGTTTCATTACTCATTTAAGAATCAACATAATTACCTTAATTAACGAGCATACAAGACATGCTCTAGCGGATCTCATATCCTTAGGAATCGAGTCAAGCGACATTGTAGTTTGGACGATGACAGTACAGGTTCTAAAAAAACGTatgtaaactaattaatttaatacactagaagtgaaattcaatttttataataactattaaataaattgattgaaagactgaaaaatacaaacatgtaaaaatgtaaagtagGTAAACGCTATTTGCCAAAGTACTTATAACTAATGAACGATATTTAGAATATTCacagtatatgtattttatgtataatatataatgaataatgattaataattattatttgtatttactgtATTTTGTGTGCTGTGTcctatgataattgataatatatatttttcttttatcatattatcaagaaaaaaaaatcatattattattatcacaaccaTCTGTATTTCAAAGACGCTGTAAGAATatggtagatattatatagtctgTGGCGATATTCCCGATCggatcataaattaataactgcAGCTGTTCCAAACACGCAAGCGCTCAGTAGTCAGTTGATTTTTTCAAcgagaataattaataacatcgtTACCGTTTACCGGGAAAAAAGAATTAATACCAAGGTCctattttaaagaaaactatattttttttctagggACAAACCGGGTAGCCAGCTAGGAAACCTGGAAATGACTCGCTTTGGAATAAATGATCCGGTATTGATTtatgtacaaatttaataattataattacaccaCATATTAGTCAAAttgtcaaaatgtatttttgttcaaatagatttcaattaatagataataattactttttctatttaatctatagtctatattaattatttatatgtgtagaaattatgatttagtaatGGTATTCAGctcattattttctaaaaatgtgtatCTATCTACTGAAGTTATGAGTCATGATatgaattgattatttttattgtgtaataaaatacacaaaaaatattatttgatatttagagtaggtatattaaattaatttttactattattattaaattgtacagcAATGATTACTTTTAGCTTGTCACCATGGTGCACTCTTAGAATAAGTACTTATCACATTCttgctttaaattaatatttataaaagatatttgGGCACAGTCAATTTTATGAGAGTTATTGTCTTAAAGCTAAATAGTGGTGATAAGTAACTACTTAGTAAATACTAGGAAGATAATGAAAAAGTAGTATTGGGTATTGCCGGTAGaggattttaaagttttttgtatttatatatatatttaaatattatttaatattaatgtttttaagttgtAAGCACgaattaatatatacctagtaatttaaaagtattagtatattttaattcgtggtaataatttatgtctacgtatataaaaaaattagataaaataatattttaataattactatttaatgaatGCGCTTCGCTAACAACTAATTATCCTACagtagttattactaataaaaaacatatttatagctatttttttttctattttttatttatacaatctatacaatatttagtatttataataagcataatagatatagttataaaaagaaatacaattaaacaGAAGGGCTTGAGTGGAGAAGCCGCCCACTGGCGACACCCCGGTAAATTTAtagctatttaaataataaataataaatatataacaaaatatttttagaagtatAAATTGACAGATGGTCTCGGGGCTCtgctcaaaattttttttttatcgtattcaATAATAGATCAATATCTATTGTATTCTAATTTAACGCATCCGTAACAGTTACCAACTCAATGATATGAGGGCCTATTCTAAGGATTTTTGTCAACAACACATTACATTCCATCTGCCCATCTATCAAAGGTCACACATTTATAACTCTACTCTTaactattctaaaatataattatataacaataaaactaataaacattgcaaaaatgaatatatttcgactaaaacatttgtcattttaaatataatttttaataagtatagaattttattgtgttatataattataaaaaataaattttaatacttttaattaattaggtaaataCACATTAACTACTTAAGATACTTatgtaagtatacttaaaactaattacgtaattatatttaaatttataaattatattaaggggcctcgctactGTCGTCAATTTGAGCTCAAAAGAAGTAaggttttgacaaaattaaagttagtttaagatgtccgactttgattctgaaaaaaattctgaactcagcagaaaattgtctatagatcgtacggaatactttgtaacaattaaatcttatatattctaatgaagtggtaataaaaacttgaaaatatgcattttttcaaatcataatattaaatttaaaattacaattaaaaccaaaatgtttCGTACGATATACAGACATTTTTttgctgaatttaaatattttttcagaattaagatcAGACAACgttaactaactttaattttgtcaaatcaatcAGATTCAAATACACAGATCTTGGGCGGCTAAGACGAGATTTTGGATTGCCTAAATGTTGTTCCTTAAATAATAACCGTAGCGAGGCcccttaataaattttattaaaaacaagtcaaattgtatttaggtatatgttttgtgggaacaataatttattattattgcagcttattatgaaatataaaaaatataaaagtcaaataaataattaaaatccaaTTGGACCATATCAAAAAAACCgtacatatatttcaatactaGTATTATACTACTAGGTACTTACCGAAATGATGTGTCTGAcgtctgtataatgtatatactatatttgaataatattataaacactaagCTAATTATTACTCATTAGGTACACACTCAAACTAATATTGTACTTCAAATATGAATACACTACTGAATATACCCGTACAATAACTTTACTAATAAGTAGAAAGCCAacgatttgtaaaataattatcggTGGAATTACCGGAATTGAATCGAAAGAAACCAAGGCCTgcaaatacctattaaaattttatacttataagttataacccatataaatagtttattatacaatacacataatacTAAATCATACTAGTATGattgtaatatgtttatgtacggCGTAAGCAAGTACCGATAAGGTAATCTATTTCcgaaaaataatctttaaaataatacattagtcaaataatttaacatgtaatatttaaaatttgaaaattaattcacTAAAATACGCATAATTTCCACAAATTTATGACATCCGTagtttttcaaaactataattttcGAATAATTTCACCAACTTCCTCAcccgtaattttattattataacattatcaacaacataaaaatgtatttccaaCAACGTAAAACATTTTCTCAATATCGCAAACAATGCTCAACAGCGCTTTATAATATACCCTGAGTGACATGACATTGcagtaatgtacctattttgccTATATTTTACGCCAGATTACAATTAACATTTACGTAATgcatgtaaaacaataatataatatat includes:
- the LOC132917659 gene encoding switch-associated protein 70-like isoform X2, producing the protein MATLLKNVTNCIWQAFNSLDTDDTGTVVKSKLKVLTANIGILLDLYGVEKGLEHYRSTQTLNFQHYKYYLLREVFLSLPNILSLPVLQGFESNIDETCWLICKKDFISKCQVLPEDCMYKLFRVFCFLSELIVDPERPNRFQVIMDTSEVGLVASQIVTSLGTDWDQSGFEELIGNTNGFQFGTFLTLLEKRYLADVDRAGLVEALNAVTNTFIDDIIKKGVLLKRGYLLPTLREYWFVLKPCQLLYYKNEEEKEQCGSITLDPRCWVDSNLQRIMLHTTERTFELATKDHRSRLQWLSALKLAISYSAGTEGYQRTLLRRRQKRRKAELQEKHRRSSIIHDMDVQLQAEKQARAAMEIQAKELKVASEKHVEELESLLEEETQAKRDEEIVRNLQARVLREEWEKREELERLQEEHILLLEQEREKRKEFEIKQREKENQLLA
- the LOC132917659 gene encoding switch-associated protein 70-like isoform X1; its protein translation is MATLLKNVTNCIWQAFNSLDTDDTGTVVKSKLKVLTANIGILLDLYGVEKGLEHYRSTQTLNFQHYKYYLLREVFLSLPNILSLPVLQGFESNIDETCWLICKKDFISKCQVLPEDCMYKLFRVFCFLSELIVDPERPNRFQVIMDTSEVGLVASQIVTSLGTDWDQSGFEELIGNTNGFQFGTFLTLLEKRYLADVDRAGLVEALNAVTNTFIDDIIKKGVLLKRGYLLPTLREYWFVLKPCQLLYYKNEEEKEQCGSITLDPRCWVDSNLQRIMLHTTERTFELATKDHRSRLQWLSALKLAISYSAGTEGYQRTLLRRRQKRRKAELQEKHRRSSIIHDMDVQLQAEKQARAAMEIQAKELKVASEKHVEELESLLEEETQAKRDEEIVRNLQARVLREEWEKREELERLQEEHILLLEQEREKRKEFEIKQREKENQLLEAQQRLIELEAEKQRLDDELTRAQKKISVSEKAVASITIVDPADTLNIKPQVKVRRTMSFIPSTKERPINFYK
- the LOC132917660 gene encoding transcription elongation factor SPT4, whose product is MSLDSIPKDMRSARACLVCSLIKSFDQFEFDGCDNCDEFLRMKNNRDHVYDCTSSNFDGMVALMSPEDSWVARWQKINRFTKGIYAISVAGRLPPNFVREMKARGIPYRPRDTTFK